The following nucleotide sequence is from Drosophila takahashii strain IR98-3 E-12201 chromosome 3L, DtakHiC1v2, whole genome shotgun sequence.
aatttccttATTAGTAACAAAAATATACGTACTTTAATATCCgtaaaattaaaggaaaattgtAATATGCCGAAGAACACTATTATAACTAAAGAATTAGGAGGAAAATCGCTttgatataatataatataaaatttaatatcggAAATTTTacatcaatattttaaaaggtcTAAAACcattaataaaactaaagttttAAGTATCgcaaaaagtgtcaaaaagaaaaccctttaaataaatacatttacaaAGCTTCTATAAAATCCCACAAAGAACACACTTCAATTTTACTCAAATATAACCGTACAAATAATCCCAACCATtcgattaaaatttgtatttgttaaaatattccCAAAACGCAGGCGGCTTTATAAAAAATCCGTTCAGATCATAATCAACCTCTATATGCATTTCCCTCGTTTAACAACAATTTCCGCATACTATCTACCATTGAAATGCCGTTCAATTTACATATTGAGTGAGCCaaagcgaaataaaaactttgaacCGTTTTCAAATATCAACAAACTACAAAGCAACTCGTTGTTTTTATGCCATAGAGCCAGAGCCAAAACTTTATCCATTCGCATGGCGTTTATTTTCCAACAATTTTCTACCGAGTTTAACGGCCACTctcaaacaaacacacacagttCGCTGgaaaaaatagaagaaataaactgaaaaactgaagagaaaaaattcaagtgcACATAATTTGGCCATCACACAGTGCACAGAGATTTTGTGAGGGTAGGGGAAAATATTTGGCATTTTTGCAGCTTAACTTGCTAAACTATTTGCTAAATTTCTGTGCTCCCTCTTCTCTCTGgcaaccaaaagaaaaacaaaaggaagcgagccgccgccgcctggcAACCATACCCCATATAATACCAAGAAAAAAACCCCCAAAGGGTTGTGAATAAATTTTTCGGCTTTGTTGGTTCAATAATCTAGAATCTATGGCCGTTGTTTGGGACATGAGTCGATGGACGCAGGCGTGGCGGACTGACAGTCTGTGGCCGACGCTTCGCTCGAGCGGTACAAAAGCCATCACGAGCGGTACGAATATGTACGGTCGCCAGGCGGGAGGTAATGCCAATCAATCGGTATCGAATGTTAATTCAAATAGTGGAGCGGCAAATAGTACAAATAGTGGCGGTGCCCCACAtgataaattgaaaattggtttCTGCACCGATTTGGATAAATCGGTTTTGGTCAACAATTTCGAGAAGCGCGGCTGGCATCAGGTGAACGGCGACGATGATTGGCATTTCTATTGGGCCGGTGTGCAAACCTGCAGGAATATTTTCAGTGTTGACAGTGGCTACCGGATGCATGACAACCAGATGATCAATCATTTTCCCAATCACTACGAACTTTCGCGCAAGGACTTACTCGTAAAGAACATTAAGCGATATCGCAAGGACCTCGAAAGGGATGGCAATCCTTTGGCTGAGAAAACGGAATCCAATAATTCCAGTGGCACAAGGTATCTTTATCTAGATTTTGTGCCCACAACATTTGTATTACCAGCGGATTATAATATGTTTGTGGAGGAATATCGCAAATTTCCCCTGAGCACTTGGATCATGAAGCCGTGTGGAAAATCCCAAGGAGCGGGTATATTCCTTATCAACAAATTATCCAAACTCAAGAAGTGGTCAAGGGAAGCCAAGGGTCCTTTTCACCCGCAAATAGCCAAGGAGTCGTATGTGATCTCCAGATATATAGACAATCCCCTGCTCATAGGTGGTAAAAAGTTTGATCTACGTTTGTATGTTCTGGTGGCCTCTTTTAGACCTTTAAAGGCCTATCTATTTAAGCAGGGTTTCTGCAGATTTTGCACAGTGAAATATGATACCAGCGTTACGGAATTGGATAATATGTATGTGCATTTAACGAATGTGAGTGTGCAGAAACATGGCGGCGAATATAATACCCTACATGGTGGCAAATGGTCGGTGCAAAATCTGGCTTTATATTTAGAAGGAACCAGAGGAAAAGAGGTTACGGATCGTCTGTTTGGCGCCATATCCTGGCTTATAGTTCACTCTCTGCGGGCCGTGGCTCCTGTGATGGCCAGTGATAGGCATTGCTTCGAGTGCTATGGTTACgatattattatagataatGCCCTGAAACCCTGGCTAGTGGAGGTCAATGCCTCTCCGTCGCTGACTTCTACCACTGTTAATGATAGAATACTGAAATACAAGCTGATTGATAATATTTTGTCAGTGGTTCTGCCCCCCGATGGAGTGCCTGATGTGCGTTGGAATAAGGTGCCCAGTGCCGATGCTTTGGGCAACTTTGAACTACTCATCGATGAAGAGTTGGCCGCCCAGGATGAACAGCACCAAAATAGCAGCAGCAATGCCCATAGTAAAACCTCTAAAATGGGCAGCCGTTGGAAGTGACGAAAGTAGATTAGGGGAGGGAAATCACAGggtgttaaaaaataatttataattgaaatatattaaaggaagggcaaattaaatcaatattcAAAACATTACCAAATAACCATGTAAATAtaccattaaaaattattttagctaacatataaaacataaataaattttaagaaaaagtattattcgaacaaaagtgttttttttaacggttggattttaaatttttataaaatttcttacCCTTTTCCGGATTACTCCAAGGTTTGTTGGCATACTCATCTAAGAGAAGAGTTCCCCTATCGATGCTCACACTTCGCTGATTTACATGCATCCTGGTTTCCTGTTCTCCCCTCACAATGGCCACTTGAATGCTTTTCAGAGATGCCACCAACGTATCATCCAGCAGTGTCAGATTCACAATTTCATCGCCATAATTGTATAGGAAAACAATCTCCCGGTTTTGACTAATGTAGAGGTGCACAAAGTTATTGTAGTGATCGTTGGCATATAGCACTAGAGCATTTGTATCGTAGGTTCGTAGGTTGATCAGTAAATCCTGGTTGAGGATGCCCTTAAGGACATCGCGTTCGCCATCTATTCCATGCATAAGGATAACGGGCGTGGCTCCCACACTCAAATAATTTCGCATCAAAAAGGACTCTCGATTGATGAAGGTCAATGCCTTTTCATTAATGTCTGTAAAGGAAAGGGAATCGATTATTTTGATATTGTAATACATAATCTTTAgcctatattattattttcaaaaaatgtttgaatttatttacaatatttacaaaatatttaggaaAACCATAGAGCAAGCCTTTCTAACAAATTGCAATACTACTGATTctgcttaaataaaataaaaaaggaaagacCAAACATGTTTAGCAATTTGCAATATCTTTTCACAGTTTAGAAAATCAATATTGTTTCTGGCTGACTTATTTCGAGTTTCCTAAAGTAGAAGTATCTTCTTTTCACCCCCATCTGCACTCACTTGTCTCGCAGAACTCGCCGATATGCGCCCACGGGTTGTTGCAGACGCACTTGAAGCTGCTCCACAGCTCCTTGCACTGGGCTCCATTGCGACAGGGCGACGGCACGCAGGATGGCTTACAGTCCTTGATAATCTCCGACAGATGCACCGACATGTAGCTGTAGATGTCGAGAATCTCGCCGTTGACCACCAGCCCACGGAAGCAGCCAATAAGGCCGGCCTTAACGGACAGCTTCTTCAGCAGGTCGctgtaagaaaaaaaatcgtagaAAGTCAGCTGGGGATTACTTTATATTATGACTTGTCGTAACTATTCAATAACTTGGCCACTTTGGCATAAGCTGGAACAGCTGCAATGCCCCTCCCTTCTTCCCTTTTAGACAAACATAAAACATCATTGGGGATCCTGGATTCTCTGGATTCCCATATATTTGCCCAGTCCGTCAGTCTGACtttatgcaaataaattgtGACCCGCTCAATCGCAAGCGACGCGTTTGAGTTTTAAACTTGCCGAGCTGAAAATCGAAGCGACACCCTCTATAAAAAAAGTGGACGGCGAATCGAGCGGACAGCtgtggcaaaagtttttccGAGCTTCGCTTGCTACTTTCTTTTTATCTCTTAAAGgggtatataaaattatgttCAAGATTGGCTAGTCAGCAAATCAGAAGTTTAACTAAAACGCATAAAATTTCTACTAATTTAAGCTGCAACATCATTCCTTTAATACAAGTTCTTAAAGagat
It contains:
- the TTLL1B gene encoding polyglutamylase complex subunit TTLL1 codes for the protein MAVVWDMSRWTQAWRTDSLWPTLRSSGTKAITSGTNMYGRQAGGNANQSVSNVNSNSGAANSTNSGGAPHDKLKIGFCTDLDKSVLVNNFEKRGWHQVNGDDDWHFYWAGVQTCRNIFSVDSGYRMHDNQMINHFPNHYELSRKDLLVKNIKRYRKDLERDGNPLAEKTESNNSSGTRYLYLDFVPTTFVLPADYNMFVEEYRKFPLSTWIMKPCGKSQGAGIFLINKLSKLKKWSREAKGPFHPQIAKESYVISRYIDNPLLIGGKKFDLRLYVLVASFRPLKAYLFKQGFCRFCTVKYDTSVTELDNMYVHLTNVSVQKHGGEYNTLHGGKWSVQNLALYLEGTRGKEVTDRLFGAISWLIVHSLRAVAPVMASDRHCFECYGYDIIIDNALKPWLVEVNASPSLTSTTVNDRILKYKLIDNILSVVLPPDGVPDVRWNKVPSADALGNFELLIDEELAAQDEQHQNSSSNAHSKTSKMGSRWK